A genomic stretch from Setaria italica strain Yugu1 chromosome VII, Setaria_italica_v2.0, whole genome shotgun sequence includes:
- the LOC101775601 gene encoding uncharacterized protein C594.04c, translated as MAGGNLKNLVIAFLVPLPSILFYLSFVRPGGNADAGPLSSWCAEHPLLLANVLFFLNVNVLFWLVGLLLSNHWLIDLYWTVIPVMLLHYYRGHPASVTDAVRSAVVVALTWVWSARLTHNYLRREGWEFGKREDWRFNEMRGQYGKTWWWMSFFAVYLSQQVFLISICLPMYAIHSSNQPWGIWDVVATAACIAGIVIAHFADTQLHKFVTKNEKLKQLGEPTVPTLEDGLWWYSRHPNYFGEQLWWWGLYLFAWNLGQQWMFVGPLVNTLCLGYVTVLVERRMLKQEHRAEAYKLYQKRTSVWIPWFRKSVPELKQKET; from the exons atggccggcggcaaCCTCAAGAACTTGGTCATCGCCTTCCTCGTCCCGCTCCCCTCCATCCTCTTCTACCTCTCCTTCGTCCGTCCCGGCGGCAATGCCGACGCCGGCCCGCTCTCCTCGTGGTGCGCCGAGcacccgctcctcctcgccaacgtcctcttcttcctcaacgTCAATGTCCTCTTCTGGctcgtcggcctcctcctctccaacCACTGG CTCATCGACCTGTACTGGACCGTCATCCCGGTGATGCTGCTGCACTACTACCGGGGCCACCCGGCGTCCGTGACGGATGCAGTGAGGTCAGCAGTGGTCGTAGCGCTCACCTGGGTGTGGAGCGCCAGGCTCACGCACAACTACCTGCGCCGCGAGGGTTGGGAGTTTGGCAAGAGGGAGGACTGGAGGTTCAATGAGATGCGGGGACAGTACGGCAAGACCTGGTGGTGGATGTCATTCTTTGCCGTCTACCTCTCCCAGCAG GTGTTCCTGATCAGCATCTGCCTGCCCATGTACGCAATCCACTCCAGCAACCAGCCATGGGGCATTTGGGACGTCGTGGCCACAGCCGCCTGCATTGCCGGAATTGTCATCGCTCACTTCGCCGATACCCAGCTTCACAAGTTCGTGACCAAGAACGAGAAGCTGAAGCAGCTGGGCGAGCCAACTGTCCCCACCCTCGAGGACGGCCTGTGGTGGTACTCGCGCCACCCCAACTACTTCGGCGAGCAGCTCTGGTGGTGGGGCCTGTATCTCTTTGCCTGGAACCTGGGCCAGCAATGGATGTTCGTGGGGCCCCTCGTTAACACCCTTTGCCTTGGCTATGTCACCGTGCTCGTGGAGAGGCGCATGCTGAAGCAGGAGCACCGAGCTGAGGCCTACAAGCTGTACCAGAAGAGGACCTCTGTGTGGATCCCCTGGTTCAGGAAGTCTGTCCCAGAACTGAAGCAGAAGGAGACCTAA